One window of Triplophysa rosa linkage group LG8, Trosa_1v2, whole genome shotgun sequence genomic DNA carries:
- the gtf3c6 gene encoding general transcription factor 3C polypeptide 6 yields MEDEWEEEEQLVVAELSGMISSDLLSSRQGTCKIVDIDSEQPMLQVGRYLFAGEYEDAMGTCVVFEEENGGGAGSNPVLKYKCHTMKKLVLQRTFLSERKEDEPASNHIEVLALNDEQSYGRQSAMCHYLDRTETEKSLLDETKDCEDPEMSGDESPAEMDESEAEETIDTTANVSAALASAEEEEYGGS; encoded by the coding sequence ATGGAGGACGAATGGGAGGAAGAGGAGCAGTTAGTCGTGGCGGAGCTGTCAGGAATGATCAGCTCTGATCTTCTGTCCAGTCGTCAGGGCACGTGTAAGATCGTGGACATCGACAGCGAGCAGCCCATGTTGCAGGTGGGACGCTATCTGTTCGCCGGAGAATACGAGGACGCCATGGGAACATGCGTGGTTTTTGAAGAAGAGAATGGGGGCGGTGCGGGCTCGAATCCGGTACTGAAATACAAATGTCACACGATGAAGAAACTGGTGCTGCAGAGGACGTTTCTGTCAGAGAGGAAAGAGGACGAGCCGGCGTCTAACCACATAGAGGTGCTTGCTCTCAATGATGAACAGTCGTACGGACGACAGAGCGCAATGTGTCACTACCTGGATCGGACGGAGACGGAGAAATCACTGCTTGACGAGACTAAAGACTGCGAGGATCCAGAGATGAGTGGCGATGAATCTCCGGCTGAGATGGACGAGAGTGAGGCGGAGGAGACGATTGACACAACAGCCAATGTTAGCGCTGCACTGGCATCAGCAGAAGAAGAAGAGTACGGCGGCTCTTAA